One region of Primulina tabacum isolate GXHZ01 chromosome 17, ASM2559414v2, whole genome shotgun sequence genomic DNA includes:
- the LOC142531572 gene encoding cinnamoyl-CoA reductase-like SNL6 produces the protein MGILRLEETQKAELEEFRRMLLSCAAVHRRKDEDVLKDRGNALAGAPDDDVLLDKLVCVTSGVSYLGIAIVNQLLVDGYSVRIIVDNEEDVEKLREMENSGEMRLTNSVVEVVTAKLTDVESLTDAFDGCRGVFHTAGFVDPAGLSGYTKVMSDIEVNASKNVIKACGISPSVRHCVLTSSLLTCIWKDSSCDESFNRIDDKCWSDESVCLEKKLWYALGKLRAEKAAWETAKENNLKLATICPGLITGSKFFHRNPTPTLAYLKGIQEMYTKGLLATVDVNRLAKAHVRVFQEMKKAACGRYIYFDQVLDSIDGIENLARETGLNMSSITGGASSSNGARFELSNGRLVNLMSRTWRCNDE, from the exons ATGGGTATTCTGCGATTGGAGGAGACCCAGAAGGCGGAGCTTGAGGAATTCCGGCGGATGCTGTTGTCTTGCGCTGCCGTGCACCGCCGGAAGGACGAGGATGTGCTTAAGGACAGAGGAAATGCGTTGGCGGGAGCTCCGGACGACGACGTATTGCTGGACAAGCTGGTCTGTGTCACCAGTGGTGTATCATATCTTGGCATCGCTATAGTGAACCAGCTCCTGGTTGATGGGTACTCCGTGAGGATTATCGTCGATAATGAAG AAGACGTCGAAAAGCTGAGGGAAATGGAAAATTCCGGTGAAATGAGACTAACCAACAGCGTTGTTGAAGTAGTCACGGCCAAGCTTACTGATGTTGAGAGCCTAACCGACGCCTTTGATGGTTGTCGTGGTGTGTTTCATACCGCTGGTTTCGTGGACCCTGCTGGTTTATCCGGCTATACT AAAGTAATGTCCGATATTGAAGTGAATGCAAGCAAAAATGTCATAAAGGCGTGTGGGATTTCGCCTTCcgttagacattgtgtactaaCTTCTTCACTTTTGACCTGCATCTGGAAAGATAGTTCTTGTGATGAATCTTTTAACCGGATTGATGACAAATGCTGGAGTGATGAATCTGTTTGCCTGGAAAAGAAG CTCTGGTATGCCCTGGGGAAACTAAGAGCAGAAAAGGCAGCTTGGGAAACTGCGAAGGAGAATAACTTGAAACTAGCCACAATTTGTCCCGGACTTATCACGGGATCCAAATTCTTCCATCGAAATCCAACCCCTACGCTTGCTTATCTTAAAGGAATCCAAGAAATGTATACAAAGGGGTTGCTAGCAACTGTCGACGTTAATAGATTAGCAAAGGCGCATGTAAGAGTATTTCAAGAGATGAAAAAGGCAGCATGTGGGAGATATATTTACTTTGATCAAGTACTAGACAGCATAGATGGGATCGAAAATCTGGCTCGAGAAACGGGCTTAAACATGAGCTCGATTACAGGTGGTGCCTCTTCTAGCAACGGTGCTCGTTTTGAACTTTCAAATGGAAGGCTTGTAAACTTGATGTCGAGAACATGGAGATGTAATGATGAATAA